Proteins from one Hevea brasiliensis isolate MT/VB/25A 57/8 unplaced genomic scaffold, ASM3005281v1 Scaf578, whole genome shotgun sequence genomic window:
- the LOC131168758 gene encoding ankyrin repeat-containing protein At5g02620-like: MEPTAPLHNPAPRKKMTKQLTGKKDDTPMHSAARAGNLAAVMEIFSDTLGEELTELLEKQNQSGETALYVAAEYGYVDLVREMIKYYDLAGAGIKARNGFDAFHIAAKQGDLDMLAILMEAHPELAMTVDSSNTTALHTAATQGHIEIVNFLLSAGSSLATIARSNGKTALHSAARNGHLEVIRALVAMEPGIVTRIDKKGQTALHMAVKGQNVEVVQELINAEPSSVNIVDTKGNTALHIATRKGRVQIVHLLLKHNETDIKAVNKTGETAFDTAEKTGHPDIAEILQEHGVQSAKFIKPQATNPARELKQTVSDIRHEVHNQLEHTRQTRRRVQGIAKRVNKMHAEGLNNAINSTTVVAVLIATVAFAAIFTVPGQYVDDVNDIPPGQFLGEANIAPKAPFIIFFIFDSIALFISLAVVVVQTSVVAIESKAKKQMMAIINKLMWIACALISVAFLALSFIVVGKHEKWLAISVTIVGASIMVTTLGTMCYWVIKHRIEASNMRSIRRSSFGSWSRSLSMSMMSDTDILNNEYKKMYAI; this comes from the exons ATGGAGCCAACAGCTCCTCTGCATAATCCAGCTCCTCGGAAAAAGATGACCAAGCAATTGACAGGGAAAAAAGATGATACACCAATGCATTCTGCAGCTAGAGCAGGAAATCTGGCTGCTGTAATGGAAATCTTTTCTGATACCTTGGGGGAAGAATTGACGGAATTGTTAGAGAAGCAAAACCAGTCAGGAGAGACTGCCCTTTATGTAGCTGCTGAATATGGTTATGTTGATTTAGTTAGGGAAATGATTAAATATTATGATCTTGCTGGTGCTGGTATCAAAGCAAGAAATGGGTTTGATGCATTCCACATTGCTGCCAAGCAAGGGGATTTAG ATATGTTGGCAATTCTAATGGAGGCCCATCCAGAATTGGCTATGACTGTTGATTCATCAAACACTACGGCTTTACATACGGCTGCGACACAAGGGCATATAGAGATAGTGAATTTTTTGTTGAGTGCAGGGAGTAGCCTGGCAACCATTGCTAGAAGCAATGGGAAAACTGCCTTGCATTCTGCAGCTAGAAATGGACATTTGGAGGTTATTAGGGCACTTGTGGCGATGGAGCCTGGGATAGTGACAAGGATAGATAAAAAGGGGCAGACAGCACTTCACATGGCAGTGAAGGGGCAAAATGTTGAGGTGGTACAGGAATTGATAAATGCAGAACCTTCATCGGTGAACATAGTTGATACCAAGGGCAACACAGCATTGCATATAGCAACTCGGAAAGGAAGAGTTCAG ATTGTGCACTTGCTACTCAAGCACAACGAAACAGACATAAAAGCTGTCAATAAGACCGGTGAAACTGCATTTGATACTGCTGAGAAAACTGGACACCCAGATATTGCAGAAATTTTGCAGGAACATGGGGTTCAGAGTGCCAAATTTATTAAGCCACAAGCAACAAATCCTGCAAGAGAATTGAAACAAACTGTGAGTGACATAAGACATGAAGTTCACAACCAGTTGGAACACACCCGTCAAACTCGCAGGCGAGTGCAAGGCATTGCTAAACGCGTTAACAAAATGCATGCAGAAGGTCTTAACAATGCCATCAACTCGACAACTGTTGTAGCCGTCCTCATTGCCACAGTAGCCTTTGCTGCAATCTTCACTGTCCCTGGCCAATATGTCGATGATGTGAATGATATTCCCCCAGGACAATTCCTTGGGGAAGCAAATATTGCTCCAAAAGCTCCATTTATAATATTCTTCATCTTCGATTCTATTGCTCTCTTCATTTCTCTAGCTGTTGTGGTGGTGCAAACATCAGTTGTTGCAATAGAAAGCAAGGCAAAGAAGCAGATGATGGCGATTATTAACAAGTTGATGTGGATAGCTTGTGCACTTATATCAGTAGCATTCTTGGCTCTGTCATTTATTGTGGTGGGAAAACATGAGAAATGGTTGGCAATTAGTGTTACAATCGTAGGAGCAAGTATAATGGTTACAACTCTAGGAACAATGTGTTACTGGGTAATAAAGCATCGGATTGAAGCCTCAAATATGAGGAGCATACGAAGATCATCATTCGGAAGCTGGTCTCGTTCACTTTCAATGTCAATGATGTCAGATACAGATATCTTAAACAATGAATATAAGAAAATGTATGCAATTTAA